In one window of Maribacter sp. BPC-D8 DNA:
- a CDS encoding ferritin-like domain-containing protein, with product MNTDIAKIEDHLKDLVSKNEDAIKGFEKASENSKQVGIKSYFEKKVIDRMQFLRELRASVPELDLGSVEIEGSAAGTLHRTWMDVKAFFAEDNDEAMLEEAVRGDKAAINDYDNALAEVMMPHRLKEIIRAQKEFLQNDLETTEILEHHR from the coding sequence ATGAATACTGATATAGCAAAAATTGAAGACCATTTAAAAGACTTGGTAAGTAAAAATGAAGATGCCATCAAAGGATTTGAAAAAGCATCTGAAAATTCTAAACAAGTAGGAATCAAAAGTTACTTTGAGAAAAAAGTTATTGATCGCATGCAGTTTTTAAGAGAACTTAGAGCATCGGTGCCAGAATTAGATTTAGGTAGCGTAGAAATTGAAGGTAGTGCAGCCGGTACATTACATAGAACTTGGATGGATGTAAAAGCATTTTTCGCAGAAGATAATGACGAAGCAATGTTAGAAGAAGCTGTTAGAGGCGATAAAGCTGCAATTAATGATTATGATAATGCACTTGCAGAAGTTATGATGCCACACCGTTTAAAAGAAATCATTAGAGCGCAAAAAGAATTTTTACAGAATGATCTAGAAACTACCGAAATTTTAGAGCATCACAGATAA
- the hpf gene encoding ribosome hibernation-promoting factor, HPF/YfiA family translates to MDIIYEYDGVTASQRLESFAEEKLNKLHKKFDDVIRADVFLKQENTSSDETGMICNIRLSLPGPRIFAEASNQNFEESVIESVSELERQLKKRKDKLKTY, encoded by the coding sequence ATGGATATTATTTATGAATATGACGGCGTAACCGCTAGTCAAAGATTAGAAAGTTTTGCAGAAGAGAAGTTGAATAAACTTCATAAGAAGTTTGATGATGTTATTCGAGCAGATGTATTTTTGAAACAAGAAAACACATCATCAGATGAAACAGGCATGATTTGCAACATACGTTTAAGCTTGCCAGGACCACGAATTTTTGCCGAAGCCAGTAATCAAAATTTTGAAGAATCGGTTATTGAGTCTGTGAGCGAGTTAGAACGCCAATTAAAAAAGCGAAAAGACAAATTGAAAACTTATTAA
- a CDS encoding TolB family protein — translation MNNSIKISLLFACMATMGYGQDLAYNDNGTSFQQRKVEEVTNRTENYNQLKTLGFSDAEIFEDLGNANFLTKKYANALYWYGRLMEISADGTLKRSYQKRFDHAVSQLGKEVQNELADENWTELVKDDYKMTRAVVPSRLTSNNRRNFLPWDDQGTTKEFAANNAAPVKTTGEYAPPVALTNGGNTAYYSKTTYQKPTTGMFSKKKEIHKIYKADKVGGEWKKITEVAVCPSDYSAKHPAISPDGSRLFFASNMPGTFGEYDIYVATIQKNGMLGQAKNLGSKVNTAKNDVLPNPVSNGSLVFASDGRDGYGGLDVYMVEVGQRSVGLAVNMGNTINSSYDEYSVNLLQSDGSGYVVSNRMAQGKHTQNVAFNLSDKPINDKDRDDRFLEAFNSDRRTQYSSSVFEDE, via the coding sequence ATGAACAATTCAATTAAAATCAGCCTTTTGTTTGCTTGCATGGCAACCATGGGCTATGGCCAAGATTTGGCCTACAATGACAACGGTACAAGTTTTCAACAAAGAAAGGTTGAAGAAGTAACCAACCGTACAGAGAATTATAATCAGTTAAAGACACTTGGTTTTTCTGATGCAGAAATCTTTGAAGATTTAGGTAATGCTAATTTCCTGACCAAAAAATATGCAAATGCATTATACTGGTATGGTAGATTGATGGAAATCTCTGCTGATGGTACTTTAAAAAGAAGCTATCAGAAAAGATTTGACCATGCCGTTTCTCAATTAGGTAAAGAAGTACAGAATGAGTTAGCAGATGAAAACTGGACAGAGTTAGTTAAAGATGATTATAAAATGACACGCGCAGTTGTGCCATCTCGTCTTACCTCTAATAACAGAAGAAACTTTTTACCTTGGGATGATCAAGGTACTACTAAAGAGTTTGCGGCAAATAATGCTGCCCCTGTAAAAACTACTGGTGAATATGCCCCACCGGTAGCGTTAACAAATGGCGGAAATACTGCCTACTACAGTAAAACAACATACCAAAAACCTACAACAGGTATGTTCTCAAAAAAGAAAGAAATACACAAAATTTACAAAGCCGATAAAGTTGGTGGTGAGTGGAAGAAAATTACCGAAGTAGCTGTATGCCCTAGTGATTACTCTGCAAAACATCCGGCAATTTCGCCAGATGGTAGTCGTTTGTTTTTCGCATCTAATATGCCAGGTACATTTGGTGAGTATGATATTTATGTAGCAACAATTCAAAAAAACGGAATGTTGGGTCAAGCGAAAAACTTAGGTTCAAAAGTAAATACAGCAAAGAATGACGTTCTTCCAAATCCTGTTTCGAATGGTAGTTTGGTATTTGCGTCAGACGGTAGAGATGGTTACGGTGGCTTAGATGTATACATGGTAGAAGTTGGGCAACGTAGTGTTGGTCTAGCTGTAAACATGGGTAATACCATTAATAGCTCATATGACGAGTACTCGGTAAACCTTTTACAAAGCGATGGTTCTGGTTATGTAGTGTCTAATAGAATGGCACAAGGCAAGCATACACAAAATGTAGCTTTTAATTTAAGTGATAAGCCTATAAATGATAAAGATAGAGACGATCGCTTCTTAGAAGCCTTTAACTCAGATAGACGAACGCAGTATTCAAGTTCTGTTTTCGAAGATGAATAA
- a CDS encoding Gfo/Idh/MocA family protein, which translates to MPNQPLSIKRRNFIKAASASLLFTSLPSYAFKFFANEKPKRVALIGTGWYGTSDLLRLIQVANVEVVSLCDVDTNQLNTAAQLVSERQKNGKKPKLFSDYRTMLQKHKLDIVLIGTPDHWHALTCIEALKSGAHVYVQKPISVDVMEGEAMVAAARKYNKVVQVGTQRKSTPHLVAAKKQIIDTGLLGTIGHVDMSCYYHMRANGNPPEQEVPDFFDYEMWTGPAPMRPYDGLPHKRWWRTFREYGNGITGDMCVHMLDTVRWMLDLGWPKRISSEGGIFVQKDGKSNISDTQSAVFEYDDHNCNWQHRTWGNPDDTDYPWAFKIYGEKGVLMGDVMKAEFIPVDGSEIIRFDVVYEKEIYPEDLTEKDIELHAAPATRRHMTDFLNAIQNNTKPVADIENGHISTASCILANLSMDLKRPLIYEPESRTVLNDPEATALLQRDYRGDWKHPHPDSV; encoded by the coding sequence ATGCCTAACCAACCTCTATCCATTAAAAGACGAAATTTTATTAAAGCAGCATCGGCATCACTACTATTTACTTCTTTACCTTCTTACGCATTTAAATTTTTCGCAAACGAAAAGCCAAAAAGAGTAGCTCTTATTGGTACTGGTTGGTATGGCACAAGCGATTTATTACGTCTTATTCAGGTAGCAAATGTAGAAGTGGTTTCGCTTTGTGATGTAGATACAAATCAATTAAATACTGCAGCACAATTAGTTTCTGAACGGCAAAAAAATGGCAAAAAACCAAAACTTTTTTCTGATTATAGAACCATGCTACAAAAGCATAAACTAGATATTGTTCTAATAGGCACACCCGATCATTGGCATGCCTTAACCTGCATTGAAGCACTTAAATCTGGAGCTCACGTTTATGTTCAAAAACCGATCAGCGTAGATGTTATGGAAGGTGAGGCAATGGTCGCTGCTGCTAGAAAATATAACAAAGTAGTTCAAGTGGGTACACAACGAAAAAGTACGCCGCATCTTGTAGCGGCTAAAAAGCAAATTATTGATACCGGATTGTTAGGCACCATTGGTCACGTAGATATGAGTTGCTATTATCATATGCGGGCAAATGGGAATCCGCCAGAGCAGGAAGTTCCCGATTTCTTTGATTATGAAATGTGGACAGGTCCCGCACCTATGAGACCTTACGATGGTCTACCCCACAAAAGATGGTGGCGTACGTTTCGAGAATATGGAAACGGAATTACAGGTGATATGTGTGTACATATGTTAGATACCGTTCGTTGGATGCTCGATTTAGGATGGCCCAAACGTATTAGTTCTGAAGGCGGAATTTTTGTTCAGAAGGATGGAAAATCGAACATATCTGACACCCAATCTGCCGTATTCGAGTATGACGACCATAATTGCAATTGGCAACATAGAACATGGGGAAACCCAGATGATACAGATTACCCCTGGGCTTTTAAAATATACGGAGAAAAAGGTGTTCTAATGGGCGATGTGATGAAAGCGGAATTTATACCTGTAGATGGTAGTGAAATTATTCGCTTTGATGTTGTTTATGAGAAGGAGATATACCCTGAAGATCTTACTGAAAAAGACATAGAATTGCATGCTGCACCCGCTACTCGTAGGCATATGACAGATTTCTTGAATGCGATTCAAAATAATACCAAGCCTGTTGCTGATATTGAAAACGGACACATTTCTACCGCTAGCTGTATTTTGGCAAATTTATCGATGGATTTAAAAAGGCCTTTAATATATGAGCCAGAAAGTAGAACTGTTTTAAATGACCCAGAAGCTACTGCATTATTGCAACGAGATTATCGTGGCGATTGGAAGCATCCACACCCAGATTCGGTCTAG
- a CDS encoding LacI family DNA-binding transcriptional regulator: MKKVTLKDIAGHFGVSISTVSKAINDSHEISNDLKIKIQAYAKEKHYKPNRLALNLLNKSTKTIGVIVPNILNYFFVQVLYGIEKVANESGYNIISCISNESSAKETKTLEFFDAGTVDGVIMSLAEESQNEDTHEALIDVINNDIPVVLFDRVSENVQCDKVVVDDLEAGYKITKHLINIGCKNIAVVNPISSSSVGKLRLLGYKKALEELDIPFDPKLVINLTIKDDLDLLMSFLLNYKTIDGIIGIDELIAVQVLEVVKARGYNVPNDISIIGFTNGQLSKYVTPSLTMVSQHGKYIGEQTAKLLINRIKNPGLPYETKVVKTSLLVRDSTKKLQ; encoded by the coding sequence ATGAAAAAAGTAACTCTAAAAGATATTGCCGGGCATTTTGGTGTTTCTATCTCTACCGTTTCTAAAGCGATAAATGATAGTCACGAAATTAGTAATGACCTAAAGATAAAGATTCAGGCCTACGCTAAAGAGAAGCATTATAAGCCTAACCGATTAGCACTTAACTTATTGAATAAGAGTACCAAGACAATTGGTGTAATCGTACCCAATATTTTAAATTACTTTTTTGTTCAAGTTCTATACGGTATTGAAAAGGTAGCCAATGAAAGTGGCTATAATATCATTAGTTGTATCAGTAATGAATCTAGTGCCAAAGAAACGAAAACACTTGAGTTTTTTGACGCGGGTACTGTAGATGGCGTAATTATGTCGTTAGCAGAAGAAAGTCAGAACGAAGACACGCACGAAGCATTAATCGATGTAATTAATAACGATATTCCTGTAGTACTTTTTGATAGAGTTTCAGAAAACGTGCAATGCGACAAGGTCGTTGTTGACGATTTAGAGGCAGGGTATAAAATAACTAAACACCTAATAAATATAGGTTGTAAAAATATAGCGGTCGTTAACCCTATATCTAGTTCAAGTGTAGGTAAATTAAGACTTTTAGGATATAAAAAAGCGTTAGAAGAATTAGATATTCCTTTTGATCCTAAGCTGGTTATCAACCTTACCATAAAAGATGATTTAGATTTATTGATGTCCTTTTTACTGAATTATAAAACCATAGATGGTATCATAGGTATCGATGAACTAATTGCCGTTCAAGTCTTAGAAGTAGTTAAGGCAAGAGGGTATAACGTACCAAATGATATTTCAATTATTGGCTTTACAAACGGACAGTTATCTAAATACGTAACTCCGTCACTAACCATGGTGAGTCAGCATGGTAAATATATAGGCGAGCAAACAGCTAAACTTTTGATTAACAGAATTAAAAACCCTGGTTTGCCTTATGAGACTAAGGTTGTAAAAACCAGTTTGCTGGTAAGAGATTCCACCAAAAAACTACAATAA
- a CDS encoding response regulator transcription factor: MKNSSIRIIVLEKDTSLHSVYKNHFEEIDGYEVVGSYTSAKDAIKDYKFTKPHIVLSEIDLDDVNGVDAIKLFKKKDWEVKIIMFSEINDFDIIKNAFKKGANGYLTKPLTLDKLEHALRSMEKEGAAMSNDIVKKIISNFHRKTFAFFSERENQIVDFLCQGATYKMIAKKLFVTPSAVNFHIQNIYLKLDVNSKSEALSKIEQLQNQLEQY; this comes from the coding sequence ATGAAAAATTCAAGCATTAGAATAATAGTATTAGAAAAAGATACCTCATTACATTCTGTTTATAAAAATCACTTCGAAGAAATCGATGGTTATGAAGTGGTAGGCAGCTATACATCTGCCAAAGATGCCATTAAAGATTATAAGTTTACCAAGCCTCATATTGTACTTTCAGAAATTGATTTGGATGATGTGAATGGGGTAGATGCCATTAAACTTTTCAAGAAAAAAGATTGGGAAGTAAAAATCATCATGTTCAGTGAAATCAATGATTTCGATATTATAAAAAATGCCTTTAAAAAAGGAGCGAACGGTTATTTGACAAAGCCGTTGACCTTAGATAAATTAGAGCATGCATTACGTAGTATGGAGAAAGAAGGTGCCGCTATGAGCAATGATATTGTTAAGAAAATCATTAGTAATTTTCATAGAAAGACATTTGCCTTTTTCTCTGAAAGAGAGAATCAAATTGTAGACTTTTTATGTCAAGGAGCAACTTATAAAATGATTGCGAAAAAGCTATTTGTAACTCCCAGTGCGGTAAATTTTCATATTCAGAATATCTATTTAAAGTTAGATGTAAACTCTAAATCAGAGGCACTTTCTAAAATAGAGCAGCTTCAAAATCAGCTAGAACAGTATTAA
- a CDS encoding type IX secretion system membrane protein PorP/SprF produces the protein MESPYKINSLLIALFLLALVQTVKGQETNANLGSSSTYHNQLFFNRFFINPTFSLVRENKSYLNILHRNQYATFDDNSQNYFLGFSNKLNDHTAVGIGVYSQWSGVVQEFGFNANYASAVRLGAKSVLTFGANVTYFNQGLDKNRIIVGEEDPQLADARKESKIAIQPGMNLSLGKFDFGFYAEDLFKYNQTTNEFLTELSTKSVKASVQYTHSFEHSRGLFTDARLMPMAQVGQNYDGSLYYFGSLLLDMPNYGWLQTTVDEEYGVAAGVGFNLSDKMSLGYLMEKDLSSEDANLGWNHEITLAYKFKDDDLAISVADNSSDNQIDNIVRNYEEQIAHLIEERDSARKSGRKKQDASANATSTASGSSLAYENKIILDELILRQDSIEIERIAAFEERFELIVRMLRNDIDTTIKSSLQDFSVEENTSYASNDLNNDAIDFVTEPANAFAATTTAATVATTTSSRRANFKEFPSTRDNFKELPVKMMVDADVIDMNSGYYVIANVYSQTKYMNAFMKDLREKGLDPKQFYNKENGLYYVYLADYDYKNDAQMAASTDLNGKYNQEKWIMQVSETTATASNTFEDDDISIE, from the coding sequence ATGGAAAGTCCGTATAAAATCAATAGTTTACTTATTGCTTTATTCTTATTGGCTCTTGTCCAAACAGTAAAAGGTCAAGAAACCAATGCAAACTTAGGATCAAGCAGTACGTACCACAACCAATTATTCTTCAATAGGTTTTTTATAAACCCAACGTTTTCATTGGTACGTGAGAACAAATCATATTTAAACATTCTACACAGAAATCAATATGCAACCTTCGATGATAATAGTCAAAACTATTTTCTAGGATTTAGCAACAAATTAAATGACCATACTGCTGTAGGTATTGGTGTTTACAGTCAATGGTCTGGTGTTGTTCAAGAATTTGGTTTTAATGCCAACTACGCATCGGCAGTACGATTAGGAGCGAAGTCGGTATTAACCTTTGGTGCGAACGTTACCTATTTTAATCAAGGTTTAGATAAAAATAGAATAATCGTTGGTGAAGAAGACCCTCAATTGGCAGATGCAAGAAAAGAAAGTAAAATTGCCATACAACCAGGTATGAACTTATCGTTAGGTAAATTCGATTTCGGATTCTACGCAGAAGACCTTTTTAAATACAATCAAACAACGAACGAATTTTTAACCGAATTGTCTACAAAGAGTGTAAAGGCTTCTGTTCAGTATACACACTCATTTGAGCATTCAAGGGGTCTTTTTACAGATGCTCGTTTAATGCCAATGGCGCAAGTGGGTCAGAATTATGATGGTAGCTTATATTACTTTGGATCGTTATTATTAGATATGCCAAACTACGGATGGTTACAAACAACGGTAGATGAAGAGTATGGAGTAGCGGCAGGTGTTGGTTTTAACTTAAGTGATAAAATGTCTTTAGGTTATTTAATGGAGAAAGACTTATCAAGTGAAGATGCCAATTTAGGTTGGAATCATGAAATCACTTTAGCATACAAATTTAAAGATGATGATTTGGCGATATCAGTTGCCGATAACTCATCAGACAATCAAATAGATAATATAGTACGTAATTATGAAGAGCAGATAGCTCATTTAATTGAAGAAAGAGATAGCGCTAGAAAATCGGGTCGTAAAAAACAAGATGCATCAGCTAATGCAACTTCTACGGCTTCGGGAAGTAGTTTAGCATATGAGAACAAAATTATTTTAGATGAGTTGATTCTACGTCAAGATTCTATTGAAATTGAACGAATAGCAGCATTTGAAGAACGATTTGAATTAATTGTTAGAATGTTACGTAATGATATTGATACCACGATCAAGAGCTCTTTACAAGACTTTAGTGTAGAAGAAAACACTTCTTATGCATCTAATGATTTAAATAATGATGCTATTGACTTTGTAACAGAACCTGCAAATGCTTTTGCTGCCACAACTACAGCAGCAACAGTTGCAACGACCACTTCTTCAAGAAGAGCCAATTTTAAAGAATTTCCGTCTACAAGAGATAATTTTAAAGAATTACCGGTGAAAATGATGGTAGATGCTGATGTTATCGATATGAATTCTGGTTACTATGTAATTGCAAATGTATATAGTCAAACAAAGTATATGAATGCTTTTATGAAAGATTTGCGCGAAAAAGGATTAGATCCAAAGCAATTTTACAATAAAGAAAACGGTCTGTATTATGTGTACTTAGCAGATTACGATTACAAGAACGATGCACAAATGGCAGCAAGTACAGATTTAAATGGAAAATACAATCAAGAGAAATGGATTATGCAAGTAAGCGAAACAACGGCTACTGCATCTAATACTTTTGAAGATGATGATATAAGTATAGAGTAA
- a CDS encoding VOC family protein produces the protein MKIQAYLAFNGNCQEALSFYSNLFNAEIKNRQTYEEKKIDVPSSFRQKLQHAELKGKGVHFMAYDASPDTPLNNGNQINMSVDTNDMEEGKQLFSDLSSGGQVHHEFREREWGHFGRCTDRFGIGWMVNVDK, from the coding sequence ATGAAAATACAAGCATATTTAGCCTTCAACGGTAACTGTCAAGAAGCATTGAGCTTCTATTCAAATTTGTTCAACGCAGAAATAAAGAATAGACAAACATACGAGGAAAAGAAAATTGATGTCCCATCATCGTTCCGTCAAAAATTACAACACGCAGAGTTAAAAGGTAAAGGCGTACACTTTATGGCATACGATGCCTCGCCCGATACACCATTGAACAATGGTAACCAGATTAACATGAGTGTAGACACGAATGATATGGAAGAAGGAAAACAACTATTCAGCGATTTATCGAGTGGCGGTCAAGTACACCACGAATTTAGAGAGCGAGAATGGGGACATTTTGGTAGATGCACAGACCGCTTCGGAATTGGATGGATGGTAAATGTAGATAAGTAA
- a CDS encoding xylulokinase produces the protein MYHLGLDIGSSSIKIALVNASTGKSVGVVTEPETEMSMEAVKNGWAEQSPEDWWNYVCSGIDKLCVQESISKSDISGIGISYQMHGLVLIDKEGNSLRKSIIWCDSRAVGIGQQAYEEIGAETCDTHLLNSPSNFTASKLKWVKENEPEIYAKIYKMMLPGDYIAYKLSGVVNTTVSGLSEGIFWDFKKDTIADLVLDQYGLDKEMIPDIVDTFSVQSKVDEKGATESGLSIDTPILYRAGDQPNNALTLNVFNPGEVAATGGTSGVVYAVTDNLSVKESSRVNNFAHVNYSPGKPARIGKLLCINGAGIQYRWLLNNLDVASYEEMNTLADEVPIGSDGVAMIPFGNGAERMLQSKEVGTRILNLNLNNHGKGHLCRSALEGIAFSFVYGMEIMESDGIKVNVMRAGNDNLFRSEIFSNTVATLIGYDIEIYDTTGAIGAARAANLYKGDFEAFGKAILDNDYVMTFSPKKDKKPYQEAYATWKKELELILNNL, from the coding sequence ATGTACCATTTAGGATTAGATATCGGAAGTTCATCTATTAAGATTGCTTTGGTAAATGCTTCAACCGGAAAAAGTGTTGGAGTAGTTACAGAGCCTGAGACAGAAATGTCTATGGAAGCTGTAAAAAACGGTTGGGCAGAACAAAGTCCGGAAGATTGGTGGAACTACGTTTGTAGTGGCATCGACAAATTATGTGTACAAGAAAGTATTAGTAAATCTGATATTTCAGGTATCGGAATATCATATCAAATGCACGGTCTAGTGCTTATTGATAAAGAAGGTAACTCTCTAAGAAAATCTATAATATGGTGCGATAGTAGGGCAGTAGGCATTGGTCAACAAGCCTATGAAGAAATAGGTGCAGAAACCTGTGATACCCATCTATTAAATTCACCTTCAAATTTTACCGCGTCTAAGTTAAAATGGGTCAAAGAAAACGAGCCTGAAATTTACGCGAAGATTTATAAAATGATGCTTCCGGGCGATTATATCGCTTACAAGTTATCGGGAGTGGTAAATACTACCGTTTCTGGTCTATCAGAAGGCATTTTTTGGGATTTCAAGAAAGATACAATTGCTGATTTGGTATTAGATCAATACGGATTAGATAAAGAAATGATTCCCGATATCGTTGATACCTTTTCGGTACAATCTAAAGTAGATGAAAAAGGGGCGACAGAAAGCGGACTTTCCATAGATACTCCAATACTATATAGAGCAGGCGATCAGCCAAATAACGCTTTGACTTTAAATGTTTTTAACCCTGGTGAAGTTGCTGCAACGGGTGGTACATCTGGTGTGGTATATGCCGTAACAGATAACCTTTCGGTAAAAGAAAGCTCTCGTGTAAACAACTTTGCACATGTAAATTATTCGCCAGGTAAACCAGCTAGAATTGGTAAGCTTCTTTGTATAAATGGTGCGGGTATTCAGTACAGATGGTTGTTAAACAACCTCGATGTTGCTTCTTATGAAGAAATGAATACGTTAGCAGATGAGGTGCCAATTGGGTCAGATGGCGTTGCTATGATTCCGTTTGGTAACGGTGCCGAAAGAATGCTACAAAGTAAAGAAGTAGGTACAAGAATTCTCAACCTAAATTTAAACAATCACGGTAAGGGTCATTTGTGTCGTTCTGCATTAGAAGGTATTGCTTTTTCTTTTGTTTACGGAATGGAAATCATGGAATCTGACGGAATTAAAGTGAACGTGATGCGTGCCGGTAACGACAACCTTTTTCGTTCAGAAATATTTTCGAATACCGTGGCAACCTTAATAGGGTATGATATTGAAATTTATGATACCACTGGGGCAATTGGCGCGGCAAGAGCGGCAAACTTATACAAAGGCGATTTTGAAGCATTCGGTAAGGCAATTTTAGATAATGATTACGTAATGACTTTTAGTCCGAAGAAAGATAAAAAACCATACCAAGAAGCTTATGCAACTTGGAAAAAAGAATTGGAATTAATATTGAACAACTTATAA
- the xylA gene encoding xylose isomerase produces the protein MANKEYFKGIDKIKFEGKESDNPMAFKYYNPDQVVAGKTMRDHFKFSTAYWHTFCGQGSDPFGPGTQSFEWDKSSDAIQAAKDKADAAFEFFDKIGFDYYCFHDFDLIQEGSTFAESEKRLATITDYLKEKQKESGKKLLWGTANCFSNPRYMNGASTNPDFNVLARAGGQIKLALDATIALGGENYVFWGGREGYMSLLNTDLGREVDHMGQFLTMARDYARSQGFKGNFFIEPKPMEPMKHQYDFDSATAIGFLKEYGLENDFKINIEVNHATLAQHTFQHEIAVAAKAGMLGSLDANRGDYQNGWDTDQFPNNIQETTEAMLVFLAAGGLQGGGVNFDAKIRRNSTDLEDVFHAHIGGADTFARALITADKIIESSSYNKLRENRYSSFDSGKGKDFENGKLDMKDLYNIAKENGELELQSGKQELFENIINQYI, from the coding sequence ATGGCAAACAAGGAATATTTTAAAGGAATAGACAAAATTAAATTTGAAGGCAAGGAATCTGACAATCCTATGGCTTTCAAATACTACAATCCTGATCAAGTAGTAGCTGGTAAAACTATGCGTGATCACTTTAAGTTCTCAACGGCGTACTGGCATACCTTCTGTGGTCAAGGTTCAGATCCATTTGGTCCTGGTACACAGAGTTTTGAGTGGGATAAATCATCAGATGCTATTCAAGCAGCTAAGGATAAGGCAGATGCAGCTTTTGAATTCTTTGATAAAATAGGATTTGATTACTATTGTTTTCATGATTTCGATTTAATTCAAGAAGGGTCAACATTTGCAGAATCTGAAAAGAGATTGGCAACGATAACTGACTACTTAAAAGAGAAGCAAAAAGAATCTGGTAAGAAATTACTTTGGGGTACGGCTAACTGTTTCTCAAACCCAAGATACATGAACGGTGCTTCTACCAATCCTGATTTTAATGTATTGGCAAGAGCAGGTGGTCAAATTAAATTGGCTTTAGATGCAACTATCGCTTTAGGTGGTGAGAATTATGTTTTCTGGGGTGGTAGAGAAGGTTATATGTCTTTATTGAATACAGATTTAGGTCGCGAAGTAGATCACATGGGTCAGTTTTTGACTATGGCGAGAGATTATGCGCGTAGCCAAGGGTTTAAAGGGAATTTCTTTATAGAGCCAAAACCAATGGAGCCAATGAAGCATCAGTACGATTTTGATAGTGCTACTGCAATAGGTTTCCTAAAAGAGTACGGTCTAGAGAACGATTTTAAAATAAACATCGAAGTGAACCATGCAACATTGGCACAGCATACTTTTCAACATGAAATTGCTGTAGCAGCAAAAGCTGGTATGTTAGGTAGTTTAGATGCTAATAGAGGTGATTACCAAAATGGATGGGATACAGATCAATTCCCTAACAACATTCAAGAAACAACAGAAGCAATGTTGGTATTCTTAGCTGCTGGCGGATTACAAGGTGGCGGAGTAAACTTTGATGCCAAAATAAGAAGAAACAGTACGGACTTAGAAGATGTGTTCCACGCACATATTGGTGGTGCAGATACATTTGCAAGAGCATTGATTACTGCAGATAAAATTATCGAATCGTCATCATATAATAAGTTACGTGAAAACAGATACAGTTCTTTTGATTCTGGTAAAGGAAAAGATTTTGAAAACGGTAAGTTAGATATGAAAGATCTTTACAATATCGCCAAAGAAAATGGTGAGTTAGAATTACAGAGTGGTAAGCAAGAATTGTTTGAGAACATCATCAATCAATACATATAA